From one Planococcus citri chromosome 3, ihPlaCitr1.1, whole genome shotgun sequence genomic stretch:
- the LOC135839016 gene encoding myosin light chain alkali-like → MADLSSSEIEKVNFAFGIYDTDGSGSVDAFFLGDLLRAVDLNPTNATIEKMGGTKKKDEKKLTVEEFLPIYSQVKKDKDQGVYEDFIECLKLYDKQEDGHMLGGELIHILLSLGEKLTDAEVDEVAKDCMDPEDEDGMVPYVPFMARICNRPVPESDNPFH, encoded by the exons aTG GCTGATTTAAGCAGCAGTGAAATAGAAA AGGTCAATTTCGCCTTCGGAATCTACGACACTGATGGCAGCGGAAGCGTAGATGCCTTTTTCCTCGGTGACCTTCTCAGAGCTGTAGACTTGAACCCAACCAATGCCACTATTGAAAAAATGGGAGGAACCAAAAAGAAAG ATGAAAAGAAACTTACCGTAGAAGAATTCCTGCCAATTTACAGCCAAGTTAAGAAAGATAAAGACCAAGGAGTATACGAAGACTTCattgaatgtttgaaattgtACGACAAACAAGAAGATGGACACATGTTAGGCGGTGAATTGATCCACATTTTATTATCATTGG GTGAAAAATTAACCGATGCTGAAGTCGATGAAGTAGCCAAAGACTGTATGGACCCTGAAGATGAAGATGGAATGGTCCCTTATGTTC CATTCATGGCAAGAATTTGCAACAGACCAGTACCAGAAAGTGACAATCCATTTCACTGA